ATGTTTGCGATGATTCCCATAGAACTACCTTTTTTAGTGATTTTACCTGCCAAGAGACCAATAAGACCTCCTGCAATAATTGACCACAACATTGCTTACCCTCCTTTTTTATTTTAATCTCAAAAAATCAATTTTTTTGATTGTTGCTATTATATAATTTTTAAAATTAAAAATATAATCTTTCGACTTGAATTTGATTCTGTATTCACGCCCTCAATAGACGCTAAAATAAGAAAATTGTTTATATATTGCTTCCGTAGTGTTATTATACGAAATAAAGGATCTTAGGAAAAGTCGTTATAGCATGCTATACCTATTCTTTGTGGTATAATTGCAAGAGGTTTAATCCGATAATTTATAAAGAGAGAAAGACATTCATGAGAGATTTATTATCTAAAAAAAGTCATAGGCAATTAGAATTATTAGAATTATTATTTGAACATAAACGATGGTTTCATCGTTCTGAACTAGCAGAGTTACTAAATTGTACAGAACGTGCAGTCAAAGATGATCTATCCCATGTTAAATCTGCTTTTCCTGACTTGATTTTTCATTCTTCTACTAATGGTATACGCATTATTAATACCGATGATAGCGATATTGAAATGGTTTACCATCATTTCTTTAAGCATTCAACTCATTTTTCAATTTTAGAATTTATCTTCTTTAATGAAGGATGTGATGCTGATAGTATTTGCAAAGAGTTTTATATCAGTTCATCTTCGCTCTATCGTATTATTAGCCAAATCAATAAAGTGATTAAAAAGCAATTTCAATTTGAAATCAGTCTGACCCCTGTTCAAATCATTGGAAATGAGAGAGACATTCGTTACTTTTTTGCACAATATTTTTCAGAAAAATATTATTTCCTAGAATGGCCATTTGAAAATTTTTCAGTAGAACCCCTATCTCAATTGTTAGAATTGGTTTATAAGGAAACAAGCTTTCCAATGAATTTGTCAACTCATAGAATGCTAAAGTTGCTCCTAGTAACCAATCTATATCGAATAAAGTTTGGTCATTTTATGGAAGTAGATAAAGATTCTTTTAACGACCAAAGTTTGAATGCTTTGATGCAGGCAGAAGGAATAGAAGGTGTTGCTCAGAGTTTTGAATCAGAATACAATCTCTCTTTAGATGAAGAAGTGGTTTGCCAATTATTTGCGTCTTACTTTCAAAAAATGTTTTTCATAGATGAAAACCTCTTTTTGAAAAGTGTAAAAAGGGATAGTTATGTTGGGAAATCTTACCATCTATTGAGTGACTTTATTGATCAGATTTCAGTCAAGTATCAGATTGAGATTGAGAATAAGGATAGTCTGATTTGGCATCTGCATAATACCGCACATCTGTATCGTCAAGAGTTGTCCACTGAGTTTATTTTATTTGATCAAAAAGGGAATACAATCAGGAATTTTCAAAATATTTTTCCTAAATTTGTTTCAGATGTTAAAAAAGAGCTTTCTCATTATTTAGAAACTCTTGAGCTTTGTTCTAGTTCAATGATGGTAAATCATCTATCTTATACCTTCATCACTCATACCAAACATTTGGTGCTTAATCTACTACAAAATCAGCCAAAGCTGAAGGTTCTGGTTATGAGTAATTTTGATCAGTATCATGCGAAATCCGTTGCAGAGACACTTTCTTATTATTGCAGCAACAATTTTGAACTAGAAGTTTGGAGTGAATTAGAGTTATCACTTGAGTCTCTAAAAGATTCACCTTATGATATCATTATTTCTAATTTTATTATTCCTCCGATTGAAAATAAGCGACTAATCTATTCCAATAATGTCAATACAGTCGCTCTTATCTCTTTACTTAATGCAATGATGTTTATTCGATTAGATTAGTGAGTGAAAGAAGACCCCATCCATCTCTAGGGTAGATTTCCTATAGATAGGTGGAGTCTTTTTGAATATTAAAAAATTTCATATCTATCATTAGCAGAGCTCCTAGTTACATTCATTTTGGGACCTGTTTTAAATAGTATATGCCCAGAGCTAAGTATCTGAAGTAGAAAAAGAAAGATCTTTTAATCCTTTATCAAAATACTTGAAACAGGATGTATCACAGATTGAATCGAAACCCAATCCTATCACTTGTTGGCTATTCGAACACGGGTTACAATACCATATGGATCACTAAATTCTAACTCGCTTGAGTTTAGCCATGTGATTGGTGCCTCAACCTCAGGTGTACTATGGTCAATGATGAGGAGCTCCTCTTTACTTGTAACCTCAATGAGATAGTAGGCTAGGCCTGGCAAGCCTTGCTGACGTTTGGTTAGACCTTTTCCGAACCACTCATCCATTGCCAAGTGATGTATTGATTTTTAGTTGTAAGATATGACATTGTGTTTTCCTTTTTATTTCTTAAAGCTGAGAACTGTTTTACCATGAGAGCGACCGTTAGCGACCTTGTCTAAGGCGCTATTTACCTCTTCAAATGGATAAACTGTATCGATAGAGGGTTTGATTTCTAATTTACTAAAGAGGTCAGCTACCTCTTGTAATTGAGCACCATTGCTTTCCACAAAGATAAAATGGTAGTGGATGCCGTATTTTTCCGCCATCTTATCAAATTTGCGACCCGCTAAGCCAAGAATCATCTGTTTCCATTTTGGTAGATTCATGCGTTTGGCAAAGGCACCGTTTGGCATAGCACGGAGGGAAACAAGATGACCACTTTTTTTCATGATAGACATTTGTTTTTCAGTTTCAGCGCCCCCAAGAGTATCAAGGACATAATCCACCTGGCTAACAGTTTTTGTATAATCCTCTGTTTTGTAATCGATAAATCTATCTGCTCCTAGTTTCAAGACACGCTCTGCACTATCTCTAGCTCCATTGGTGATGACTGTCAAACCTTTGGCCTTGGCAATCGGAATGGCCATTCCACCAACTCCTCCAGTCCCACCAGAAATAAAGATCGTTTTCCCAGCTTGAGCTCCCATGAGTTCCAAAGCTTGCATGATGGTCAAGGCAGTAAGCGGAACCGCAGCAGCTTCCTCGTCTGATAGATAGTCTGGAACCTTGGCTAAGGCTCGACTATCAACAGCAACATATTCTGCAAAGGCGCCGATATGATCAAGTGGCAGACGGCCAAAGACACGATCTCCTACCTGAAAGTTGTTAACTTTCTTGCCCATGCTTTCAACGATCCCAACCACTTCGTTACCCGCAGTTTGAGGAAGTTTGTAAGGAACAATCATCTTAACCTCACCACGAGAGATCATGTTATCGAGAGGATTAACACCAGCTGCGGTGACTTTAACTAAAACTTCTTTGTCTGTAATACTTGGTTTAGCCATTTCTGTGATGTTCAGTGTGATATTCTTTTTGTTATAAGTAGTGTGTTGTGCGACTTTCATTGTCTTCTCTTTTCTTTTTAATATGACTGAATATACTTGTATCTAATACAAGTATATGTTGTTTCCAGTAAAAACTGACTTGTTATCAAATCAGTTTCGAACTTGTTTGGCTTGTTTATATAGATTGTCAATGACATCTTCTAAAGTTTGATTTGCTAATTCCTTCTCTAATTGAGATTCGGCACTAGCGAAAAGCGGTGAAACTGCTCCTTGGATATGTTTTCCAACGGGACAATCGGGATTGCTATTTTGATGAACAGGGAATAAACTAATGTGATTGATTTCTTGAGTAGCATAGTAGATCTCTAGTAAAGTCATTTTCTTTGGAGATTTACTGAGTTGATAGCCTGTTTTTCCTTGCTGGGAATGAATCAAATCTGCATTTTTCAATAAGGCAATCACCTTTCGAATGTAACTAGCGTTAGTCCCAACACTAATAGCTAGTGCTTGAGAGCTTAGAGTTTCCTTGCTTTCACTAATCATTGTTAAGATATGCAAAGCAACTGAGAATTTTGTATCCATCTGAACTCCTTTTTTAACAAACCTGTATCAGGTACAAGAACAAGTATAGCATAAATTAAAAGAAAAGCAAGACTTTTGTATTAAATTTTTAAAAATTTTGAGTGCAATCAGATTAGAGCTGTCTGGAAAGGGGAGGCGTAAAATTATATCTTTAGTATTCATTAGTTGACCAAAAGTAGAACAGATACACAAAAAAGCCTTGGAACTCAAGGCTTTTCCTGTTGTATTTAGATGCCCCCTACAGGGATCGAACCTGTGACCCACGGATTAAGAGTCCGCTGCTCTGCCAGCTGAGCTAAGGAGGCAAATAAAAAAGCTGTATTGGTGCCGAAACTTCACGGTTTGTATTGAACCCGCGCAATTAAGCAGGTGGGCAACTCGCTCTAACTGAAGCTGTTTCCGTGTGAGACGGCCTACATGCTGTTAGAAGACTTTTGTTTCCCTAATAATACAAAAAATAGTCGGTCAACACTTAAGTGTGAAGTCGTACACCACAGCGTTTCTATGTTTATATGATACCACTTTTTCAAAAAAAATCAAGAGGAAAGTGCAATTTTTTGAAAAGGATTTCAGATTTTTCGTAAATGGTCGATGGCTTCCTTTCTTTGAGCCAAAGCCCGCTCATATTTACCAGTATCTTCTGCTTGGAAATAGTGATGATTGCGGATTTTTTCTGGCAGATAGTCTTGCTTGACCCAATTTCCAGGATACTTGTGTGGATAGAGATAGTCTTGGGCATTCCCCAGTTCCTTGCTTCCACTGTAGTGCCCATCACGCAGGTGTCGCGGAATAGGCAAGTGCCCTGATGTTTTGAGGTCAGCAAGTGCCTGGTCCATAGCTACATAGGCTGAGTTGGATTTTGGAGAAAGGGCCAAATCAATCACGACATTGGCAATGAGAATGCGGGCTTCTGGAAAACCAATCTTTTGGGCGGCATCCAGAGCAGTCACGGTATGAATTTGGGCTTCAGGATTGGCCAAGCCGATATCCTCATATGCGATAACAGTCAAGCGACGAGCGAGACTTGGCAAATCACCAGCCTCAATCAAGCGGGCAGCATAGTGAAGACTGGCATCAACATCTGAGCCACGGATAGACTTTTGCAGGGCAGATAGAACGTCATAGTGACCGTCTCCATCCTTGTCCATGGTAATGTAGCTCCGCTGCAGGCTATTTTCCATGATGTCGAGGGTGATGTGGCGGATGCTCTCGTCATTCTCAGGGGTAGAGAGAACTGCCAAATCCAGTGAGTTGAAGGCAGAACGCAGGTCTCCATTTGTAGAGGTCGCAATGAAATCCAGCGCATCCTCATCTAGTTCTACTGGAAAATCAAAACCACGCTCAGGGTTACTTAGAGCTATCTGCAGGGCCTCTTTGACGTCTTGGTTAGACAGAGGTTCCAACTCAAAAATTTGAACACGACTGCGAATGGCAGGAGTGACAGAGAAGAAAGGATTTTCAGTCGTAGCGCCAATCATGATGACCAGTCCACTTTCCAAGAGAGGCAAGAGGAAGTCTTGCTTGGTCTTGTCTAGACGATGGATTTCGTCTAGTAATAGGACGAGGCCACCTGAAAATTTAGCCTCTTCCGCAATTTCTTGGAGTCTTTTTTTACTATCTACTGTCGCATTGAAAGTTCGAAAGGCATACTTTGTTGTTCCAGCGATGGCAGAGGCAATACTGGTCTTGCCGATTCCTGGAGGTCCATAGAGAATCATGGAGGAGAGGCGATTGGCTTCCACCATGCGGCGGATGATTTTTCCAGGCCCGACCAGATGTTCCTGACCGATGACCTGGTCGATGGTTTTAGGGCGCATGCGAAGCGCGAGATTGTCTGGCATAGCAGTCCTTTCTAACGTGGATTTTCTGATGTATATGTGATAAGATGGTAGTATCTATTTTAGCATATTTCCGAGCAATCGGGGCGATTAAAGAGTCGCATAGAAAGAGGACAAAATGGCAACATATGGATTTTTAGATGTTTTAGAGGAAGAGTTGGAGAAGAACTTTCCTTTTGACTTTGAGATTAGTTGGGACAAACGCAACCACGTGGTTGAAGTGAGTTTTCTATTAGAAGCGCAAAACGCTGCAGGTGTGGAAATGGTGGATGAAGACGGAGAAGTTTCGTCAGATGATATTCTCTTTGAAGAAGCTGTGCTTTTTTTCAATCCTGCCAAATCAACTGTTAATGAGGAAGACTATTTGATAGTCATCCCTTACCTGCCTAAAAAAGGTTTTTCTCGTGAATTTTTAGCTTATTTTGCGCTATTTCTCAAAGATACTGCTGAGGTCGGACTAGATGCCCTTATGGACTTCTTGGAAGACCCAGAAGCAGAAGAATTCGTCATGGAATGGAATCAAGAAGTCTTTGAAGAAGGAAAAGCAGGCTTGGAAGAGGGAGAATTTTACCCTTATCCGAGATATTAGGAGAA
This portion of the Streptococcus mitis B6 genome encodes:
- the mgaSpn gene encoding virulence factor transcriptional regulator MgaSpn, encoding MRDLLSKKSHRQLELLELLFEHKRWFHRSELAELLNCTERAVKDDLSHVKSAFPDLIFHSSTNGIRIINTDDSDIEMVYHHFFKHSTHFSILEFIFFNEGCDADSICKEFYISSSSLYRIISQINKVIKKQFQFEISLTPVQIIGNERDIRYFFAQYFSEKYYFLEWPFENFSVEPLSQLLELVYKETSFPMNLSTHRMLKLLLVTNLYRIKFGHFMEVDKDSFNDQSLNALMQAEGIEGVAQSFESEYNLSLDEEVVCQLFASYFQKMFFIDENLFLKSVKRDSYVGKSYHLLSDFIDQISVKYQIEIENKDSLIWHLHNTAHLYRQELSTEFILFDQKGNTIRNFQNIFPKFVSDVKKELSHYLETLELCSSSMMVNHLSYTFITHTKHLVLNLLQNQPKLKVLVMSNFDQYHAKSVAETLSYYCSNNFELEVWSELELSLESLKDSPYDIIISNFIIPPIENKRLIYSNNVNTVALISLLNAMMFIRLD
- a CDS encoding NADP-dependent oxidoreductase; translation: MKVAQHTTYNKKNITLNITEMAKPSITDKEVLVKVTAAGVNPLDNMISRGEVKMIVPYKLPQTAGNEVVGIVESMGKKVNNFQVGDRVFGRLPLDHIGAFAEYVAVDSRALAKVPDYLSDEEAAAVPLTALTIMQALELMGAQAGKTIFISGGTGGVGGMAIPIAKAKGLTVITNGARDSAERVLKLGADRFIDYKTEDYTKTVSQVDYVLDTLGGAETEKQMSIMKKSGHLVSLRAMPNGAFAKRMNLPKWKQMILGLAGRKFDKMAEKYGIHYHFIFVESNGAQLQEVADLFSKLEIKPSIDTVYPFEEVNSALDKVANGRSHGKTVLSFKK
- a CDS encoding Rrf2 family transcriptional regulator; the protein is MDTKFSVALHILTMISESKETLSSQALAISVGTNASYIRKVIALLKNADLIHSQQGKTGYQLSKSPKKMTLLEIYYATQEINHISLFPVHQNSNPDCPVGKHIQGAVSPLFASAESQLEKELANQTLEDVIDNLYKQAKQVRN
- a CDS encoding replication-associated recombination protein A; translated protein: MPDNLALRMRPKTIDQVIGQEHLVGPGKIIRRMVEANRLSSMILYGPPGIGKTSIASAIAGTTKYAFRTFNATVDSKKRLQEIAEEAKFSGGLVLLLDEIHRLDKTKQDFLLPLLESGLVIMIGATTENPFFSVTPAIRSRVQIFELEPLSNQDVKEALQIALSNPERGFDFPVELDEDALDFIATSTNGDLRSAFNSLDLAVLSTPENDESIRHITLDIMENSLQRSYITMDKDGDGHYDVLSALQKSIRGSDVDASLHYAARLIEAGDLPSLARRLTVIAYEDIGLANPEAQIHTVTALDAAQKIGFPEARILIANVVIDLALSPKSNSAYVAMDQALADLKTSGHLPIPRHLRDGHYSGSKELGNAQDYLYPHKYPGNWVKQDYLPEKIRNHHYFQAEDTGKYERALAQRKEAIDHLRKI
- a CDS encoding DUF3013 family protein produces the protein MATYGFLDVLEEELEKNFPFDFEISWDKRNHVVEVSFLLEAQNAAGVEMVDEDGEVSSDDILFEEAVLFFNPAKSTVNEEDYLIVIPYLPKKGFSREFLAYFALFLKDTAEVGLDALMDFLEDPEAEEFVMEWNQEVFEEGKAGLEEGEFYPYPRY